A window of the Hordeum vulgare subsp. vulgare chromosome 5H, MorexV3_pseudomolecules_assembly, whole genome shotgun sequence genome harbors these coding sequences:
- the LOC123453139 gene encoding AT-hook motif nuclear-localized protein 7-like, producing the protein MLQDMKGRVGIAVAGGHEAGRGLFRPDVSMAEREPQEAAKVEYRSSPSSPSTSPTPSPPQAAAGQGGGYAAATPHAWSLGGEQKKPSEASAGDNGNVMQIAGDGEQMAGLSSGRRRGRPRGSGRRQILATLGEWYALSAGGSFTPHVIIVPAREDVAARIMSFSQRGPRSVCILAASGTISNVAFNKPGSSGSSDSTFTYEGLFEILQLTGSFTMAEEGGRKRTGGLSVSLAGPDGRVIGGVVAGVLRAATPIQVIVGSFLPNSLKQHQRRMGLQPPPSAVPALPLPEADAPPPVLTAAMPISQAAPGNGRHGPPVPMAPLQVHANVEHTATTGPMNLNSSSTGFTMVGWPVSAQPMGHRPSPDINLCLTPQE; encoded by the exons ATGCTACAGGACATGAAGGGGAGGGTGGGCATTGCGGTGGCAGGTGGCCATGAAGCCGGCCGCGGCCTGTTCAGACCAGATGTTTCCATGGCGGAGCGGGAGCCGCAAGAAGCAGCCAAGGTGGAGtaccgctcctctccctcctcgccGTCGACGTCCCCTACGCCCTCCCCGCCGCAGGCCGCGGCTGGCCAGGGAGGAGGGTACGCGGCCGCGACGCCGCACGCATGGAGCTTAGGCGGCGAGCAGAAAAAGCCGagcgaggccagcgcgggggacaACGGCAACGTCATGCAGATTGCGGGTGACGGCGAGCAGATGGCCGGCTTGAGCTCCGGGCGGCGCAGGGGCCGGCCACGCGGCTCCGGGAGACGACAGATCCTAGCCACCCTAG GGGAATGGTATGCGCTTTCAGCTGGAGGGAGCTTCACGCCGCATGTCATAATCGTCCCTGCTAGAGAG GATGTGGCGGCGCGCATAATGTCATTCTCCCAGAGGGGTCCACGCTCGGTCTGCATCCTCGCTGCTAGTGGGACCATCTCCAATGTGGCATTCAACAAGCCAGGCTCATCTGGCTCATCTGATAGCACCTTCACCTACGAG GGCCTGTTTGAGATTCTTCAGCTGACTGGCTCCTTTACAATGGCCGAGGAAGGTGGCCGGAAGAGGACCGGTGGGCTCAGTGTCTCACTTGCTGGCCCCGATGGTCGTGTCATTGGCGGAGTAGTCGCCGGTGTGCTGCGTGCTGCCACTCCTATCCAG GTGATTGTGGGTAGCTTCCTACCAAACAGTCTGAAGCAGCATCAGAGGAGGATGGGCCTGCAGCCGCCACCATCTGCCGTTCCAGCGCTGCCGCTGCCGGAAGCTGACGCCCCTCCTCCGGTGCTCACAGCTGCAATGCCCATCTCTCAGGCGGCTCCTGGCAATGGTCGCCatgggcctccggtgcccatggcACCCCTGCAAGTCCATGCCAATGTGGAGCACACTGCAACCACCGGCCCCATGAACCTGAACTCAAGCTCCACCGGCTTCACCATGGTCGGCTGGCCTGTTAGCGCACAACCCATGGGTCACAGGCCGTCCCCTGATATCAACCTCTGCTTGACTCCCCAGGAGTAG